One Streptomyces sp. L2 genomic window carries:
- a CDS encoding LutB/LldF family L-lactate oxidation iron-sulfur protein, whose translation MSGTFVGMPAFPEAAREAVHDQTLRGNLRHATHTIRAKRAQAVAELPDWAGLREAGRRIKDHTLRHLDRYLVQLEESVTAAGGTVHWAADADEANRIVAELVMETGESEVVKVKSMATQEIGLNEALLAEGIHAYETDLAELIVQLGRDRPSHILVPAIHRNRGEIRDIFASEMGAWGRPAPEGLTDSPAELAEAARLHLREKFLRAKVGISGANFMVAETGTLVVVESEGNGRMCLTLPETLISVVGIEKIVPAWRDLEVFLQTLPRSSTAERMNPYTSMWTGTTDEDGPRTFHLVLLDNGRTDTLADRVGRQALRCIRCSACLNVCPVYERAGGHAYGSVYPGPIGAILSPQLRGTGSEIDASLPYASSLCGACYEVCPVAIDIPEVLVHLRERVVEGGPAVREGNKVLLQPAKGHAAERAAMRAARWAFAHPSALRTGQRLASRTRRLHPRTLPGPGRGWSGTRDLPAVPAEPFRDWWQRTRGGKDETK comes from the coding sequence ATGAGCGGGACGTTCGTCGGCATGCCGGCCTTTCCCGAGGCGGCCCGGGAGGCCGTCCACGACCAGACCCTGCGCGGCAACCTCCGGCACGCCACGCACACCATCCGCGCCAAACGGGCCCAGGCCGTCGCCGAGTTGCCGGACTGGGCCGGACTGCGCGAGGCGGGCCGGCGGATCAAGGACCACACGCTGCGCCATCTCGACCGCTATCTGGTCCAGTTGGAGGAATCGGTCACCGCGGCGGGCGGTACGGTCCACTGGGCGGCCGACGCCGACGAGGCGAACCGGATCGTCGCCGAACTGGTCATGGAGACCGGCGAGTCGGAAGTCGTCAAGGTCAAGTCGATGGCCACGCAGGAGATCGGGCTCAACGAGGCGTTGCTCGCCGAGGGCATCCACGCCTACGAGACCGATCTCGCCGAGCTGATCGTGCAGTTGGGCCGGGACCGGCCCTCGCACATCCTGGTCCCCGCCATCCACCGCAACCGGGGCGAGATCCGGGACATCTTCGCGAGCGAGATGGGCGCCTGGGGCCGCCCGGCCCCTGAGGGCCTGACCGACAGCCCCGCCGAACTCGCGGAGGCGGCCCGGCTGCACCTGCGGGAGAAGTTCCTGCGGGCCAAGGTCGGCATCTCGGGCGCCAACTTCATGGTCGCCGAGACCGGCACACTGGTGGTCGTGGAGTCCGAGGGCAACGGCCGGATGTGCCTGACCCTGCCCGAGACGCTGATCTCGGTCGTCGGCATCGAGAAGATCGTGCCGGCCTGGCGGGACCTGGAGGTGTTCCTGCAGACCCTGCCCCGCTCCTCCACCGCCGAGCGCATGAACCCGTACACCAGCATGTGGACCGGCACCACGGACGAGGACGGCCCGCGCACGTTCCACCTGGTGCTCCTCGACAACGGCCGCACCGACACCCTCGCCGACCGGGTCGGCCGCCAGGCGCTGCGCTGCATCCGCTGCTCGGCCTGCCTGAACGTGTGCCCGGTGTACGAGCGGGCGGGCGGCCACGCGTACGGCTCGGTCTACCCCGGCCCGATCGGCGCCATCCTCAGTCCCCAACTGAGGGGCACCGGAAGCGAGATCGACGCCTCCCTGCCGTACGCCTCCTCGCTGTGCGGCGCCTGCTACGAGGTGTGCCCCGTCGCCATCGACATCCCCGAGGTGCTGGTGCACCTGCGGGAGCGGGTCGTCGAGGGCGGCCCGGCCGTGCGGGAGGGCAACAAGGTGCTGCTGCAACCGGCCAAGGGGCACGCGGCCGAGCGGGCGGCGATGCGGGCGGCCCGCTGGGCGTTCGCCCACCCGTCCGCGCTGCGCACGGGTCAGCGGCTGGCCTCCCGCACCCGCCGGCTGCATCCCCGTACGCTGCCCGGCCCCGGCCGGGGGTGGAGCGGCACCCGGGACCTGCCCGCCGTGCCGGCGGAGCCGTTCCGGGACTGGTGGCAGCGGACGCGCGGCGGAAAGGACGAGACCAAGTGA
- a CDS encoding LUD domain-containing protein translates to MSSRERVLGRVRRALADVTPETRPYEEAVGRDYLREHGERTPEEAVDLLAENLADYRAVVHRSDAEELPYLIMRLLAERGSEEVLVPPGLPPAWMSAADPVRIHDRAASTAQRLDRVGSVVTGCAVAIAETGTIVLDGSPDQGRRRITLIPDHHICVVRVPEQVVSSVPQALGRLSPARPLTWISGPSATSDIELDRVEGVHGPRTLEVVLLG, encoded by the coding sequence GTGAGCAGCAGGGAACGGGTCCTGGGGCGGGTGCGGCGCGCGCTCGCGGACGTCACACCGGAGACACGGCCGTACGAGGAGGCCGTCGGCCGGGACTACCTCCGCGAGCACGGTGAGCGGACGCCCGAGGAGGCCGTGGACCTGCTCGCCGAGAACCTGGCGGACTACCGGGCGGTCGTGCACCGTTCGGACGCCGAGGAGCTGCCGTACCTGATCATGCGGCTGCTCGCCGAGCGTGGCTCCGAGGAGGTGCTGGTGCCTCCGGGGCTGCCGCCCGCGTGGATGTCGGCCGCCGATCCCGTGCGCATCCACGACCGTGCGGCGAGCACAGCGCAGCGGCTGGACCGCGTGGGGAGTGTCGTCACCGGCTGCGCGGTGGCGATCGCCGAGACCGGCACGATCGTCCTCGACGGCTCCCCGGACCAGGGCCGCCGCCGCATCACTCTCATCCCCGACCACCACATCTGCGTCGTCCGGGTGCCCGAGCAGGTCGTCTCCTCCGTCCCGCAGGCGCTCGGACGCCTCTCCCCCGCCCGCCCCCTGACCTGGATCTCCGGCCCGTCCGCGACGAGCGACATCGAGCTGGACCGGGTGGAGGGGGTGCACGGTCCGCGGACGCTTGAAGTCGTCCTGCTGGGCTGA
- a CDS encoding MoxR family ATPase: MFTSVGDVSARLAETGYLASPAVATTVFLADRLGKPLLVEGPAGVGKTELAKAVAQVAGARLVRLQCYEGVDESRALYEWNHAKQLLRISAGRDESWDETRTDIFSEEFLLPRPLLTAIRGDEPTVLLIDETDKADVEMEGLLLEVLSDFQVTVPELGTVAATRRPFVVLTSNAGRELSEALRRRCLFLHIGFPEEELERRIVRLKVPELTEALTESVVRVVGALRAMDLRKAPSVAETVDWARTLLALGADTLDETVVRDSLGVILKHQDDVLKAAAKLDLEAL, encoded by the coding sequence TTGTTCACGTCCGTCGGCGATGTCTCCGCCCGTCTCGCCGAGACCGGGTACCTCGCCTCGCCGGCCGTCGCCACGACCGTCTTCCTCGCCGACCGGCTCGGCAAGCCGCTGCTGGTCGAAGGGCCCGCCGGGGTGGGCAAGACCGAGCTGGCCAAGGCCGTCGCCCAGGTCGCCGGGGCCCGGCTGGTACGGCTGCAGTGCTACGAGGGCGTCGACGAGTCCCGCGCGCTGTACGAGTGGAACCACGCCAAGCAGCTCCTGCGCATCAGCGCGGGCCGGGACGAGAGCTGGGACGAGACCCGCACCGACATCTTCAGTGAGGAGTTCCTGCTCCCCCGCCCCCTGCTGACCGCGATCCGCGGCGACGAACCGACCGTGCTGCTGATCGACGAGACCGACAAGGCCGACGTCGAGATGGAGGGGCTGCTGCTGGAGGTGCTCAGCGACTTCCAGGTCACCGTCCCGGAGCTGGGCACGGTCGCCGCCACGCGCCGCCCGTTCGTCGTCCTGACCTCCAACGCGGGCCGCGAACTGTCCGAGGCCCTGCGCCGGCGCTGCCTGTTCCTGCACATCGGGTTCCCGGAGGAGGAGCTGGAGCGCAGGATCGTCCGGCTGAAGGTGCCGGAGCTCACGGAGGCGCTGACCGAGTCGGTGGTCCGGGTCGTCGGCGCGCTGCGCGCGATGGACCTGCGCAAGGCGCCGTCCGTCGCCGAGACCGTCGACTGGGCGCGCACCCTGCTCGCCCTGGGCGCCGACACGCTGGACGAGACGGTCGTACGGGACAGCCTCGGCGTGATCCTCAAGCACCAGGACGATGTCCTGAAGGCGGCCGCCAAGCTGGACCTGGAAGCGCTGTGA
- a CDS encoding VWA domain-containing protein, with protein sequence MSDVAERVTALVGALRAHGVRIGTGESVDAARAVAALGLADRELLREGLAATLLHGQGQRAVFDPVFDLYFPRGVGGPDTGPVSRDELRDRLAAALAANDEAALGRLAAEAVDGFGGYGSSPGSDGFSSYQALDRIRPQTLLARVRDGIRGQGGQSGRGGGAEFADRLLEDEIRARIEVFRRLVAAEARRRVAERRGRDEIARRAVAPTADRVDFLFAGRDQLAELRRAVQPLARKLATRLAARRRRAARGTVDLRRTLRSSLSTGGVPMRPVLRRRRPVRPELVLLCDVSGSVSGFSDFTMLLVQALHDQFSKVRVFAFVNRLDEVTGLLRRGTADADGLSARIRAGATLTGWHGSSDYGVALGEFTERYGDAVGPRTTVFVLGDARTNMSDPNLPAVSELARRARRVYWLNPEPRERWGTGDSAAPAYAELVEMHECRTARQLGTLVGRLLPV encoded by the coding sequence GTGAGCGATGTCGCCGAGCGCGTCACCGCCCTGGTCGGGGCGCTGCGCGCGCACGGCGTGCGGATCGGTACCGGCGAGAGCGTGGACGCGGCGCGTGCGGTGGCGGCGCTGGGCCTCGCCGACCGGGAGCTGCTGCGCGAGGGACTGGCCGCGACGCTGCTGCACGGGCAGGGCCAGCGGGCGGTGTTCGACCCGGTCTTCGACCTGTACTTCCCGCGCGGCGTCGGCGGCCCGGACACCGGCCCGGTGAGCCGGGACGAGCTGCGTGACCGGCTCGCCGCGGCGCTGGCCGCGAACGACGAGGCGGCGCTGGGCCGGTTGGCGGCGGAGGCGGTGGACGGCTTCGGCGGGTACGGGAGTTCTCCCGGCTCGGACGGTTTCTCCTCGTACCAGGCCCTGGACCGGATCCGTCCGCAGACCCTGCTGGCCCGGGTGCGGGACGGCATCCGGGGTCAGGGCGGCCAGAGCGGTCGGGGTGGCGGCGCGGAGTTCGCGGACCGGCTGCTGGAGGACGAGATCCGGGCCCGGATCGAGGTGTTCCGGCGGCTGGTCGCGGCCGAGGCGCGCCGCCGGGTCGCGGAGCGGCGCGGCCGGGACGAGATCGCCCGGCGGGCCGTCGCGCCGACCGCCGACCGGGTGGACTTCCTGTTCGCCGGGAGGGACCAACTGGCCGAGCTGCGCAGGGCGGTTCAGCCGCTCGCCCGCAAGCTGGCCACGCGGCTGGCGGCGCGCCGGCGCCGGGCCGCGCGCGGCACGGTCGATCTGCGCCGCACGCTGCGCTCGTCGCTGTCCACGGGCGGGGTGCCGATGCGGCCGGTGCTGCGCCGGCGCCGCCCGGTCCGGCCCGAACTGGTGCTGCTGTGCGACGTGTCGGGCTCGGTGTCCGGTTTCTCGGACTTCACGATGCTGCTGGTGCAGGCACTGCACGACCAGTTCAGCAAGGTCCGGGTGTTCGCCTTCGTCAACCGTCTGGACGAGGTGACGGGACTGCTCCGGCGCGGCACGGCCGACGCCGACGGGCTCAGCGCCCGGATCCGCGCCGGGGCCACGCTCACCGGCTGGCACGGCAGCAGCGACTACGGCGTGGCCCTGGGCGAGTTCACCGAGCGGTACGGCGACGCGGTCGGGCCGCGCACGACGGTGTTCGTCCTCGGGGACGCCCGCACCAACATGAGCGACCCGAACCTGCCCGCCGTGAGCGAGCTGGCCCGGCGGGCCCGGCGCGTCTACTGGCTGAACCCCGAGCCGCGCGAGCGCTGGGGCACCGGCGACTCGGCCGCGCCCGCGTACGCGGAGCTGGTGGAGATGCACGAGTGCCGCACGGCCCGCCAGCTCGGCACGCTGGTGGGGCGGCTGCTGCCGGTGTGA
- a CDS encoding cupin domain-containing protein, translating to MLEAKTVDKPDERRDFPRGHLEALHLTGLDFAVGTFEPGWRWSESVAPIAGTKTCMVHHNGYVIQGRMHLLMDDGAESEVGPGDVFVCSPGHDAWVVGDEQVVVLDFAGTMANEYAKGS from the coding sequence ATGCTGGAAGCGAAGACGGTCGACAAGCCGGACGAACGGCGTGACTTCCCCCGCGGCCACCTCGAAGCGCTCCACCTGACCGGGCTCGACTTCGCGGTGGGCACCTTCGAACCGGGCTGGCGCTGGTCGGAGTCGGTGGCTCCGATCGCGGGCACGAAGACCTGCATGGTCCACCACAACGGCTATGTGATCCAGGGCCGGATGCACCTGCTCATGGACGACGGCGCCGAGAGCGAGGTCGGCCCGGGCGACGTCTTCGTGTGCTCGCCCGGCCATGACGCCTGGGTGGTGGGCGACGAGCAGGTCGTCGTCCTCGACTTCGCCGGAACGATGGCGAACGAGTACGCCAAGGGTTCATGA
- a CDS encoding SigE family RNA polymerase sigma factor translates to MTMTTTALSPAPLPSWTGRARTPGPAAPRRTRPARARLRGLLARVRAGTAPPGPTPYGTGGDARHLPLTEPDRDSPVVIEDLYHHRRLSLVRLALLLVDDLPTAEDVVQDAFTALFRRHGHRLGSLDNPEAYLRTSVVNGARSVLRRRRTARAHTPEPEQHAPAPEEDVLLHEDHQEVLAALGTLTPRQREVLVLRYWSHLTEAEIASTLGLSRGTVKSTASRALDALGRRLEGLR, encoded by the coding sequence ATGACGATGACGACAACCGCACTTTCGCCGGCGCCCCTGCCGTCCTGGACGGGGCGCGCCCGTACCCCGGGCCCGGCAGCGCCCCGGCGGACACGCCCGGCACGGGCCCGGCTCCGGGGGCTCCTCGCGCGCGTCCGCGCGGGCACCGCGCCACCCGGCCCCACGCCGTACGGCACCGGCGGCGACGCCCGCCACCTCCCCCTGACCGAGCCGGACCGGGATTCCCCGGTCGTCATAGAGGACCTGTACCACCACCGCCGGCTGTCGCTGGTCCGCCTGGCGCTGCTGCTGGTCGACGACCTGCCCACCGCCGAAGACGTGGTGCAGGACGCCTTCACCGCGCTGTTCCGCCGCCACGGGCACCGGCTCGGCTCGCTCGACAACCCGGAGGCGTATCTGCGGACCAGCGTCGTCAACGGCGCCCGGTCGGTGTTGCGGCGGCGCAGGACCGCACGGGCGCACACGCCCGAGCCGGAGCAGCACGCGCCGGCCCCGGAGGAGGACGTGCTGCTGCACGAGGACCACCAGGAGGTGCTGGCCGCCCTCGGCACGCTGACCCCACGGCAGCGGGAAGTGCTGGTCCTGCGCTACTGGTCGCATCTGACCGAGGCCGAGATCGCGTCGACGCTCGGGCTGTCGCGGGGCACCGTCAAGTCCACCGCGAGCCGGGCCCTGGACGCCCTCGGCCGCCGTCTGGAGGGACTGCGATGA
- a CDS encoding pirin family protein, which translates to MSNLDRAPVPSVCGGRGFVVAEPVRELLSPRHVKLGESTEVRRLLPNLGRRMIGAWAFVDHYGPDDIADEPGMQVPPHPHIGLQTVSWLHEGEVLHRDSTGSLQTIRPRQLGLMTSGRAISHSEESPKPHARLLHGAQLWVALPDADRHTDPRFEFHPDLPSVTAPGLTATVILGEIDGAASPGTTFTPIVGADLTLTRGTDVRLPLEPDFEYGVLAMSGEVHVDGVPVLPGSMLYLGCGRTELPLRAESDAGLMLLGGEPFAEELIMWWNFIGRQQDEIRQAREDWMKGTRFGEVKGYDGAPLPAPELPSVPLKPRGRVR; encoded by the coding sequence ATGAGCAACCTTGACCGTGCGCCGGTACCCAGTGTGTGCGGCGGCCGCGGATTCGTCGTAGCCGAGCCCGTCCGCGAACTGCTGAGCCCCCGCCACGTGAAACTCGGCGAGTCGACCGAGGTACGGCGGCTCCTGCCGAACCTGGGGCGGCGCATGATCGGCGCCTGGGCCTTCGTGGACCACTACGGCCCCGACGACATCGCCGACGAGCCCGGCATGCAGGTCCCCCCGCACCCGCACATCGGGCTGCAGACGGTGAGCTGGCTGCACGAGGGCGAGGTGCTGCACCGCGACTCCACGGGCAGCCTGCAGACGATCCGGCCGAGACAGCTGGGCCTGATGACGTCGGGCCGGGCGATCAGCCACTCCGAGGAGAGCCCGAAGCCGCACGCCCGCCTCCTGCACGGCGCCCAGCTGTGGGTGGCCCTGCCGGACGCCGACCGCCACACCGACCCGCGGTTCGAGTTCCATCCCGACCTGCCGTCGGTCACCGCGCCCGGACTGACCGCCACGGTGATCCTCGGCGAGATCGACGGCGCCGCGTCACCCGGTACGACCTTCACCCCGATCGTCGGCGCCGACCTCACGCTCACCCGGGGCACCGACGTCCGCCTCCCCCTCGAACCCGACTTCGAGTACGGCGTGCTGGCCATGTCCGGCGAGGTACACGTGGACGGAGTACCGGTACTGCCCGGCTCGATGCTCTACCTCGGCTGCGGCCGCACCGAACTCCCCCTCCGCGCCGAGTCGGACGCCGGCCTCATGCTCCTCGGCGGCGAGCCGTTCGCGGAAGAACTGATCATGTGGTGGAACTTCATCGGGCGTCAGCAAGACGAGATCAGGCAGGCCCGGGAGGACTGGATGAAGGGGACAAGATTTGGGGAAGTGAAGGGCTACGACGGAGCACCGCTCCCGGCCCCCGAACTACCGTCGGTGCCACTGAAACCGCGAGGCCGAGTGCGCTGA
- a CDS encoding uracil-DNA glycosylase, giving the protein MNDWVEDLRARLDDGESVPWFDPASGGVEARSLFLLEAPGQKAMGAETELRRTGSGIISVDNDDLTARNCWTLRDEAGLPYRESVHWNVVPWYLGTTTRIAAPGKSEIERAAPFLHEVVAMLPALEVVIPMGRKAQAGWAAYQQRYAPKVHTLPTWHPSPRVFASRPAARGEVLEVLQEAARLLNTA; this is encoded by the coding sequence TTGAACGACTGGGTGGAGGATCTGCGTGCCCGGTTGGACGACGGCGAATCGGTGCCGTGGTTCGACCCCGCCTCGGGCGGTGTGGAAGCCCGGAGCCTCTTCCTGCTGGAAGCCCCCGGTCAGAAGGCCATGGGCGCTGAGACCGAGCTGCGCCGCACGGGCAGTGGGATCATCTCGGTCGACAACGACGATCTCACCGCGCGGAACTGCTGGACGCTGCGCGATGAGGCGGGCCTTCCGTACAGGGAGTCCGTGCACTGGAACGTGGTGCCGTGGTACCTCGGCACCACCACCCGAATCGCTGCTCCGGGCAAGTCCGAGATCGAGCGTGCCGCGCCCTTCCTGCACGAGGTGGTGGCGATGCTGCCCGCGCTGGAGGTGGTCATACCCATGGGACGCAAGGCTCAGGCCGGATGGGCTGCCTACCAGCAACGCTACGCCCCGAAGGTGCACACACTTCCGACCTGGCACCCGAGCCCCCGCGTGTTCGCGTCCCGCCCCGCGGCCCGGGGGGAAGTTCTCGAAGTCTTGCAGGAGGCCGCCCGGCTGCTGAACACGGCTTGA
- a CDS encoding metalloregulator ArsR/SmtB family transcription factor yields the protein MSVPLYQAKAEFFRMLGHPIRIRVLELLQVGPMPVRELLAAIEVEPSSLSQQLAVLRRSGIVTSVREGSTVVYELAGGDVADLMRAARRILTEMLAGRNELLAELREAEVAAR from the coding sequence GTGTCGGTTCCGCTGTATCAGGCGAAGGCCGAGTTCTTCCGGATGCTGGGGCATCCCATCCGGATTCGGGTGCTGGAGCTGTTGCAGGTCGGGCCAATGCCCGTGCGTGAGCTGCTGGCCGCGATCGAGGTGGAGCCCTCCAGCCTGTCCCAGCAACTGGCGGTGCTGCGTCGCTCCGGGATCGTCACGTCCGTCCGTGAGGGATCGACCGTCGTCTACGAACTGGCCGGCGGCGATGTCGCCGACCTGATGAGGGCCGCGCGCCGGATCCTGACCGAGATGCTCGCCGGGCGGAACGAACTTCTGGCCGAGCTGCGTGAAGCCGAGGTCGCCGCCCGATGA
- a CDS encoding SulP family inorganic anion transporter: MSASFPRAMAAWLTVLLPSRSDLARVRRDPRRDLLAGLTVAIVALPLALGFGVSSGMGAEAGLATAVVAGGMAAVFGGSNLQVSGPTGAMTVVLVPIVARYGATAVLTVGLLAGAMLVVLAALRAGRYMRYVPASVIEGFTLGIAAVIGLQQIPNALGVPKPEGDQVLVVTWHAVEEFAKSPDWTAAGLAAAVVVLMLAGARWRPAVPFSVVAVIVATVVVQVAHLDVRPIGELPAGLPAPALSFLRVDDLGSLLAPAVAVAALAALASLMSAAAADAMTVGQRHDPDRELLGQGLANIAAPLFGGVPAAGAIARTAVNVRSGAGSRLAALTHAAVLAVIVFAAAPLVSKIPLAALAGVLVATAIRMVEAGSLKAMAKATRSDAVILVLTAVATIALDLVHAVIIGLVVAGALALRAVAQQARFDQVPLDRGDHGAEEHALLAEHVVAYRIDGPLFFAAAHRFLLELTEVADVRVVVLRMSRVSTMDATGALVLKDAVEKLRRRGIVVLASGIRPGQRQVLASVGALGLLRHEGREYATTPEAIRAARDHLEMAGVLPVVPAPKTNQKNPDTSEEPVR, encoded by the coding sequence ATGAGCGCGTCCTTCCCCCGGGCGATGGCGGCCTGGCTCACTGTGCTGCTGCCCTCCCGCTCCGATCTCGCGCGGGTACGGCGTGATCCGCGCAGGGACCTGCTCGCCGGGCTGACGGTGGCGATCGTCGCGCTGCCGCTGGCGCTGGGCTTCGGGGTCTCCTCCGGCATGGGCGCGGAGGCGGGGCTGGCGACCGCGGTGGTCGCGGGCGGGATGGCGGCGGTCTTCGGTGGTTCGAATCTTCAGGTGTCCGGGCCGACCGGCGCCATGACCGTCGTCCTTGTACCGATCGTCGCCCGGTACGGAGCCACCGCCGTGCTCACGGTGGGACTGTTGGCCGGCGCGATGCTCGTCGTCCTGGCCGCACTCCGGGCCGGACGCTATATGCGGTACGTGCCGGCCTCGGTGATCGAGGGTTTCACGCTCGGCATCGCCGCGGTGATCGGGCTCCAGCAGATCCCGAACGCGCTCGGCGTGCCCAAGCCCGAGGGCGACCAGGTGCTCGTCGTCACCTGGCACGCCGTGGAGGAGTTCGCGAAGTCCCCGGACTGGACCGCGGCCGGTCTCGCGGCTGCCGTGGTCGTGCTCATGCTGGCGGGGGCACGGTGGCGGCCGGCCGTGCCGTTCTCCGTCGTCGCCGTGATCGTCGCCACCGTCGTGGTCCAGGTCGCCCACCTGGATGTGAGGCCGATCGGTGAGCTGCCCGCGGGGCTGCCCGCGCCCGCCCTGTCCTTCCTGCGGGTCGACGATCTGGGCTCGCTGCTCGCCCCGGCGGTGGCGGTGGCAGCGCTGGCCGCGCTGGCGTCGCTGATGTCCGCGGCCGCCGCGGACGCGATGACGGTGGGGCAGCGGCACGACCCGGACCGGGAGCTGCTCGGGCAGGGTCTGGCCAACATCGCCGCCCCGCTGTTCGGCGGCGTCCCGGCCGCCGGAGCCATCGCCCGCACCGCCGTCAACGTCCGCTCCGGTGCCGGCTCCCGGCTGGCCGCCCTCACCCATGCCGCCGTTCTCGCCGTGATCGTCTTCGCGGCGGCGCCCCTGGTGTCGAAGATCCCGCTGGCGGCCCTGGCGGGCGTGCTTGTGGCGACCGCGATCCGTATGGTCGAGGCCGGCTCGCTGAAGGCGATGGCGAAAGCCACACGGTCCGATGCCGTGATACTCGTCCTGACCGCGGTCGCGACCATCGCCCTCGATCTCGTCCACGCCGTCATCATCGGTCTGGTCGTCGCCGGCGCCCTGGCTCTGCGGGCGGTGGCCCAGCAGGCCCGCTTCGACCAGGTGCCCCTGGACCGCGGCGACCACGGTGCCGAGGAGCACGCGCTGCTGGCCGAGCACGTCGTGGCCTACCGCATCGACGGGCCGCTGTTCTTCGCCGCCGCCCACCGTTTCCTGCTGGAGCTGACCGAGGTGGCGGACGTTCGGGTCGTCGTGCTGCGGATGTCGCGGGTGTCGACCATGGACGCCACCGGTGCTCTCGTCCTGAAGGACGCCGTGGAGAAGCTGCGCCGGCGCGGCATCGTCGTGCTGGCCTCCGGCATACGTCCCGGTCAGCGGCAGGTCCTGGCCTCCGTCGGCGCGCTCGGGCTGCTGCGGCACGAGGGCCGGGAGTACGCGACGACACCGGAGGCGATCCGCGCTGCCCGCGATCACCTGGAGATGGCCGGAGTCCTGCCCGTGGTCCCCGCCCCGAAGACGAACCAGAAGAACCCGGACACCAGCGAGGAACCAGTCCGATGA
- a CDS encoding pyridoxamine 5'-phosphate oxidase family protein — protein MSMPSRTLRMVEVSGAEAMWLLEGAELGRLVFTQREVTVVRPARHVWEYGRLVARTPVQPAAVPLTATYQADDVQAAAGTGWTVSATGPAEVITDPHEAAHYRRTLSGWTHGPHDTVVRIHPQTLTGFRLVRGTERS, from the coding sequence ATGAGCATGCCCTCCCGCACCCTGCGGATGGTCGAGGTCTCCGGCGCGGAGGCGATGTGGTTACTGGAGGGAGCGGAACTGGGACGGCTGGTGTTCACGCAGCGTGAGGTGACCGTCGTACGGCCGGCCCGGCATGTGTGGGAGTACGGCCGGCTGGTCGCGCGCACCCCGGTCCAGCCGGCCGCCGTGCCGCTGACCGCGACCTACCAGGCCGACGACGTCCAGGCCGCGGCCGGCACCGGTTGGACCGTGAGCGCGACCGGACCCGCCGAAGTGATCACCGACCCGCACGAGGCCGCTCACTATCGGCGCACATTGTCCGGCTGGACGCACGGCCCGCACGACACCGTCGTCCGCATCCACCCGCAAACGCTCACCGGCTTCCGTCTCGTCCGGGGAACGGAGAGGTCATGA
- a CDS encoding ATP-binding protein, whose product MITELEALPHRHVLTLASVPAAVRLARQTAEQALVEWGIGLRHPAVDPALLILSELVTNSVRHAAALSPQLTVFYAAGKDCFAFAVHDRHPHQPPLHGATTETGTSGLGIVRELVVGMGGSAVLRADADGKGKCLWITLPL is encoded by the coding sequence ATGATCACAGAACTGGAGGCGCTGCCGCACCGCCACGTACTCACCCTGGCGTCCGTGCCGGCAGCGGTCCGCCTGGCCCGTCAGACAGCCGAGCAGGCCCTGGTGGAGTGGGGCATCGGGCTGCGGCACCCCGCTGTGGACCCGGCCCTGCTGATCCTGAGCGAGCTGGTCACCAACAGTGTCCGGCACGCCGCCGCTCTCTCCCCGCAGCTCACCGTGTTCTACGCCGCGGGCAAGGACTGCTTCGCCTTCGCCGTCCACGACCGCCACCCCCACCAGCCGCCCCTCCACGGTGCGACCACCGAAACGGGAACCAGCGGTCTGGGCATCGTGAGGGAACTCGTCGTCGGCATGGGCGGTAGCGCGGTCCTGCGCGCGGACGCCGACGGCAAGGGCAAATGCCTCTGGATCACCTTGCCCCTGTGA
- a CDS encoding anti-sigma factor antagonist: protein MTIDWRYTVEQDLAILSVAGHLGPEAIHRFSGAIGWVVARGTGPVVLDLTELRSWSAEGQLAITEAARRLAEADRSLELAAIPADGSLVPAGDCPDIPVHCDLPAALAAHGRRPSAPKEGRREWSTDGWPS from the coding sequence ATGACCATCGACTGGCGCTACACCGTCGAGCAGGATCTCGCCATCCTCTCCGTCGCCGGACACCTCGGCCCCGAGGCGATCCACCGCTTCAGCGGCGCGATCGGCTGGGTCGTCGCCCGCGGCACCGGACCGGTCGTCCTCGACCTGACCGAGCTGCGCAGCTGGTCCGCCGAAGGCCAGCTGGCCATCACCGAGGCCGCCCGCCGCCTCGCCGAGGCCGACCGGAGCCTGGAACTGGCGGCCATCCCCGCCGACGGCTCGCTCGTCCCGGCCGGCGACTGCCCGGACATCCCCGTCCACTGCGACCTGCCCGCCGCGCTCGCCGCCCACGGCCGGCGACCGTCGGCTCCAAAGGAGGGCCGGCGGGAATGGAGTACGGACGGCTGGCCCTCCTGA